One region of Drosophila suzukii unplaced genomic scaffold, CBGP_Dsuzu_IsoJpt1.0 scf_15, whole genome shotgun sequence genomic DNA includes:
- the LOC108019502 gene encoding protein RCC2 homolog translates to MSAKRKAGGNGGGPNKRRPRKKESDYEDDFSDESDEDGVQQQAAVANQMEVLIPHDDLDPPSKLPEDLLATLEKTPGQMLLAGMVTWDLTGKRDRKNVTKVRPNLYSFHRFTDEKYRYVASGPSAAHTIVISMERKALAFGRNPSGQLGLTQDIKLAEKPTLIPALTQLNIVQAAVGRHHTLFLTDTGTVYACGENKSGQCGVGNTHANIYSPTPINYRGPPIIRIGCGAEFSVILDIKGSLHTFGLPEYGQLGHNTDAKYFVNANKLSFHFETSPKKVVLFIEKSKEGHVTPVDGVQIVDFACGNNHTVAIDSKKRVYSWGFGGFGRLGHAEPKDEMVPRLMKFYDTQGRGGRSVYCGSTFSLIVNELGLLFLFGQNKKTGEANMYPKPVQDLSGWNITDIGCANTSIMISADDTLIAWGASPTFGELGIGEFQKSSTVPKEVPKLDNIKIPQVTMGYSHTALLVDTSHDATKQKYEKMPEYTIDD, encoded by the exons ATGTCGGCCAAGCGCAAGGCAGGTGGCAATGGAGGTGGTCCTAACAAGCGGCGTCCGAGGAAGAAGGAGTCTGACTACGAGGACGACTTTAGTGACGAATCAGATGAGGACGGAGTGCAACAGCAGGCGGCGGTCGCTAACCAAATGGAGGTTCTCATTCCGCACGACGACCTCGACCCGCCCAGCAAGCTGCCTGAGGACTTGCTGGCCACTTTGGAGAAGACCCCCGGTCAGATGCTGCTTGCTGGTATGGTAACCTGGGACCTTACTGGCAAGCGGGACCGCAAGAACGTCACGAAGGTGCGCCCGAACCTATACAGCTTTCACAGATTCACTGATGAGAAG TATCGATATGTAGCCAGCGGACCGAGTGCCGCTCACACTATTGTCATCAGCATGGAGCGAAAAGCGCTCGCTTTTGGACGCAATCCCAGCGGACAGCTGGGCCTCACCCAGGACATCAAGTTGGCGGAGAAGCCCACTCTTATTCCGGCCCTAACGCAGCTGAACATAGTGCAGGCAGCTGTCGGCCGGCACCACACTCTATTTCTCACCGACACTGGTACTGTATACGCCTGCGGCGAGAACAAGTCCGGCCAGTGCGGTGTGGGCAACACTCACGCCAACATCTATTCACCTACACCGATCAACTACCGAGGACCGCCCATAATTCGAATCGGGTGCGGAGCTGAGTTCTCGGTCATCCTGGACATCAAGGGCAGCCTGCACACATTCGGCCTGCCAGAGTACGGCCAACTGGGCCATAACACGGACGCCAAGTATTTTGTAAACGCTAACAAGTTATCATTCCACTTTGAGACATCACCCAAAAAGGTGGTCCTGTTCATAGAGAAGAGCAAGGAGGGTCATGTGACGCCAGTCGATGGTGTGCAGATCGTGGACTTTGCATGCGGCAACAACCACACG GTCGCCATCGACTCTAAGAAACGCGTCTACAGCTGGGGTTTTGGTGGTTTTGGGCGTCTAGGACATGCAGAGCCTAAGGACGAGATGGTACCGCGACTAATGAAGTTTTACGATACACAGGGTCGGGGTGGGCGCAGCGTCTACTGCGGATCCACGTTTAGTCTAATCGTCAACGAGCTGGGCCTGCTCTTCCTGTTTGGCCAGAATAAGAAGACAGGCGAGGCCAATATGTATCCGAAGCCAGTTCAGGACCTGTCCGGCTGGAATATCACCGACATTGGATGTGCCAACACATCGATTATGATTTCTGCCGACGACACACTCATCGCCTGGGGCGCATCGCCAACGTTTGGAGAGCTTGGCATCGGCGAGTTTCAGAAGTCGTCGACGGTGCCCAAGGAAGTGCCAAAGCTGGACAACATTAAAATACCTCAGGTGACTATGGGTTACTCACACACGGCGTTGCTGGTGGACACCAGTCACGACGCCACAAAGCAAAAGTACGAGAAAATGCCCGAGTACA